A single region of the Sus scrofa isolate TJ Tabasco breed Duroc chromosome 17, Sscrofa11.1, whole genome shotgun sequence genome encodes:
- the DSTN gene encoding destrin isoform X1, whose protein sequence is MKVRKCSTPEEIKKRKKAVIFCLSADKKCIIVEEGKEILVGDVGVTITDPFKHFVGMLPEKDCRYALYDASFETKESRKEELMFFLWAPELAPLKSKMIYASSKDAIKKKFQGIKHECQANGPEDLNRACIAEKLGGSLIVAFEGCPV, encoded by the exons ATGAAAGTTCGGAAGTGCTCCACACcagaagaaatcaagaaaagaaagaaggctgtCATTTTTTGTCTCAGTGCAGACAAAAAGTGCATCATTGTAGAAGAAGGCAAAGAGATCTTAGTTGGAGATGTTGGTGTAACCATAACCGATCCTTTCAAGCATTTCGTGGGGATGCTTCCTGAGAAAGATTGTCGCTATGCTTTGTATGATGCAAGCTTTGAAACCAAGGAATCCAGAAAAGAGGAGTTGATGTTTTTTCTGTG GGCACCAGAACTAGCACctctgaaaagtaaaatgatCTATGCCAGCTCCAAGGACGCaatcaaaaagaaatttcaag GCATAAAACATGAATGTCAAGCAAATGGGCCAGAAGACCTCAATCGGGCTTGTATTGCTGAAAAGCTAGGTGGATCCTTAATTGTAGCCTTTGAAGGATGCCCTGTGTAG
- the DSTN gene encoding destrin: MASGVQVADEVCRIFYDMKVRKCSTPEEIKKRKKAVIFCLSADKKCIIVEEGKEILVGDVGVTITDPFKHFVGMLPEKDCRYALYDASFETKESRKEELMFFLWAPELAPLKSKMIYASSKDAIKKKFQGIKHECQANGPEDLNRACIAEKLGGSLIVAFEGCPV, from the exons GCTTCAGGAGTGCAAGTTGCTGATGAAGTATGTCGCATTTTTTATGACATGAAAGTTCGGAAGTGCTCCACACcagaagaaatcaagaaaagaaagaaggctgtCATTTTTTGTCTCAGTGCAGACAAAAAGTGCATCATTGTAGAAGAAGGCAAAGAGATCTTAGTTGGAGATGTTGGTGTAACCATAACCGATCCTTTCAAGCATTTCGTGGGGATGCTTCCTGAGAAAGATTGTCGCTATGCTTTGTATGATGCAAGCTTTGAAACCAAGGAATCCAGAAAAGAGGAGTTGATGTTTTTTCTGTG GGCACCAGAACTAGCACctctgaaaagtaaaatgatCTATGCCAGCTCCAAGGACGCaatcaaaaagaaatttcaag GCATAAAACATGAATGTCAAGCAAATGGGCCAGAAGACCTCAATCGGGCTTGTATTGCTGAAAAGCTAGGTGGATCCTTAATTGTAGCCTTTGAAGGATGCCCTGTGTAG